DNA from Lentilitoribacter sp. Alg239-R112:
TATATCACAATGCGACTTGCAGATTTCATCATTGATAGCCGTATCGGCGTTCTGGATCGCACATTAGGATTTGTATTTGGTGCCGCTCGCGGTGTTTTAATCATGGTTGTGGCCGTGCAATTCTTAAATTGGCTTATTGCTGAAGAAAAACAACCAACATGGATAGCTGAAGCAAAATCTAAACCTCTTTTGGACTCGCTCGGCGTTAAACTTGTTAATATATTACCTGAAGACGCAGATAGCTCTATTATCGACAGCATCCGCAAGAAAAGCGAAGACGACGCTACTGGCGATACTGACGCATAGAATTTATAAATCTGACTTTTTAAAGTCTAAATGAATG
Protein-coding regions in this window:
- a CDS encoding CvpA family protein codes for the protein MPITLFDGIFIGVTLVSAMLAMVRGFSREVLAVASWVAAAAAAFFLYPYLEPYALQYTSSKSLAAIGSAAAIFLVTLIIVSYITMRLADFIIDSRIGVLDRTLGFVFGAARGVLIMVVAVQFLNWLIAEEKQPTWIAEAKSKPLLDSLGVKLVNILPEDADSSIIDSIRKKSEDDATGDTDA